The window ACGGGCCGCTCGGCGCGTGACAGGTGATGCATCCTGCGTTTTTCACGCCCCAGCGGTTGGTGTCTTCGAAGATGGCCTTTCCTTCGGCAATCTGCTCTTCGTTGCCGAAGCTGTTTTTGACTTTGGATATGACGGGGCCGATCACGGGTTTCCAAAGAACCGCGATGATCGCCACGATGATGATTATAAAAATCCAGCCGGGATCGGTTTTGGACATCTAGTTCACCTGCTTTCAACTTCAAGCAAACGGATTATATCACCTGATTGTAGTCCGTGATACCGGCTCTTGCCTCCTGAAAGCCGTCCTTAGTAACATTTGCACGAGCGCCACTATTCCGGAACTGCGTCCCCGAATGCCGATATAATCGCCCTGCGGCCTCCCGCGGGGTGCATATGTACGGCCAGGGTATGACTGTAATCGAGAAGATAATCTCCGCCCATGCGGGCGAAGACGTCCACGAGGGCAGAATAGCCTGGGTTTCGCTTGACGTCGTCAGCGCCCGTGACTTCGGCGGCGCGAACGTCGTCAAGAACTTCGAGGAGTCCTTCGGCGATTCGCCCGTAGGCGATCCTTCCCGCACATTTTTCACCTTCGATTGCAACGTACCAGCGAACACCATCGGCTACGCGGACAACCAGCACCGATGCCGCCATTTCGCCCGCAAGCACGGCCTCCGCGTTTTCGACGTGGATGCCGGCATCGGCAGCCACGTCATGATCGAGGAGGGCATCGCGCTCCCCGGAACCATCGTCGTCGGCACCGACAGCCACCTGAACCTGCTCGGCGCGGTCGGCTGTTTGGGACAGGGGATGGGCGACATAGACATCGCCTACGCCTTCCGCCACGCCCGTACCTGGTTCGAAGTTCCGCCTTCCGTGCGCATCGAGCTGTCGGGCAACCTTCCCGAAGGCGCCGGCGCGAAAGACCTCACGCTTTACCTCGTCGGCAAGCTCGGCGCAAGCGGTCTTCTGGGAAAAAGCGCCGAAATATACGGCCCGGCGGTGGATGCGCTCGATCTCGCGGGGCGCATCACGCTCGCCAGCATGGGCACCGAGATGGGCGCGATCTCGCTTTTCATCTGTCCCGGCGAATCCACGCTCGCCGAAATCGGAAATCTCTGCGGAAAGAAAATTGACAAGGCCGCTTGCGATCTTCTCACGCCGGACGCCGAAGCGGAATATGAAGTCGTATACGAGTTCGACGTATCGGGAATCGAGCCGCTCGCGGCCTGCCCGCCCAAGCCGGACAACGTGCGCCCCGTTTCGGAACTCGCCGCGCGGAAAATTCCGGTGGACGGCGTCGTCGTCGGAAGCTGCACGGGCGGCCGCGCCGAAGATATCCGGGAGTTCGCCGCGATAGTCGCGAAGCACGGCATCGCGCCCGGCGTGATGGCCAAGGTCGCGCCCGCCACCCGCCGAGTCTACCGGGAGCTACTTGCGGACGGAACCATAAACACTCTGGTAGACGCCGGCGCGATCATAATCAACCAGGGCTGCGCGGGATGCGCCGCGGGCCAGGTCGGGATGACCGGCGAGCGCGAGGTGCAGGTCACGACCGGCAACCGCAACTTCGCGGGGAAGCAGGGCAAGGGGGATACCTATCTTGCGAGCGCACGCACCGCGGGATATTCCGCCGCGCATGG is drawn from bacterium and contains these coding sequences:
- a CDS encoding homoaconitate hydratase family protein — encoded protein: MTVIEKIISAHAGEDVHEGRIAWVSLDVVSARDFGGANVVKNFEESFGDSPVGDPSRTFFTFDCNVPANTIGYADNQHRCRHFARKHGLRVFDVDAGIGSHVMIEEGIALPGTIVVGTDSHLNLLGAVGCLGQGMGDIDIAYAFRHARTWFEVPPSVRIELSGNLPEGAGAKDLTLYLVGKLGASGLLGKSAEIYGPAVDALDLAGRITLASMGTEMGAISLFICPGESTLAEIGNLCGKKIDKAACDLLTPDAEAEYEVVYEFDVSGIEPLAACPPKPDNVRPVSELAARKIPVDGVVVGSCTGGRAEDIREFAAIVAKHGIAPGVMAKVAPATRRVYRELLADGTINTLVDAGAIIINQGCAGCAAGQVGMTGEREVQVTTGNRNFAGKQGKGDTYLASARTAGYSAAHGFVCCG